One region of Gimesia sp. genomic DNA includes:
- a CDS encoding GspE/PulE family protein yields the protein MSDTPANTENKNEGRQQALQAELRELIDVVGPGPLVDLLMERAFQLQATDIHLDPLEDGLRLRLRVDGMLHDIIQLPKEAAASVISRLKLAANMDITERRLAQDGHINNQTLQNRRDIRVGSGPTIHGERLVLRLMPDHKRFTHFNELGLNEDQTSEITKYCTAPYGMILSVGPVGSGKSTSIYSCLDYLNQPEMSLATIEDPVERRIEGVNQIQIDPKIGFSFAEALRGVLRQDPNVIMVGEIRDSETAHIAVRAGLTGIRVLSTLHSNDAVAAIDVFREFGIPSMFITDSLQGIISQRLVRCICEKCRAPYQPDSGACEYLGVNSDQVADSKIAMGAGCDHCFQTGYLGRTGIFETLGVRGELREAILRGATQTELLKLASEKGMTTMEESGKAKVLEGITTVQELHRVLV from the coding sequence ATGTCAGACACTCCTGCGAATACCGAGAACAAAAATGAAGGGCGGCAACAGGCACTCCAGGCTGAGCTGCGGGAACTGATTGACGTTGTAGGGCCCGGACCGCTGGTTGACTTACTGATGGAGCGTGCTTTTCAGCTTCAGGCGACTGACATTCATTTGGATCCCCTTGAAGACGGATTAAGGCTTCGATTAAGGGTCGACGGGATGCTGCACGATATCATCCAGCTTCCCAAGGAAGCGGCAGCATCCGTGATTTCTCGTCTCAAGCTGGCTGCGAATATGGATATTACAGAACGGCGTCTGGCCCAGGATGGTCACATTAATAACCAGACACTGCAGAATCGTCGTGACATTCGTGTCGGTTCAGGGCCCACCATCCATGGGGAGCGGCTGGTGCTACGGCTCATGCCGGATCACAAACGTTTTACACATTTTAACGAACTCGGTCTCAATGAAGATCAGACTTCAGAAATCACCAAATATTGTACGGCACCTTATGGGATGATTCTGAGTGTTGGACCGGTCGGTTCAGGAAAAAGCACCTCAATTTACAGTTGTCTGGATTATCTAAACCAACCGGAAATGAGTCTGGCGACGATTGAGGATCCGGTAGAGCGTCGAATTGAAGGGGTGAACCAGATTCAGATTGATCCCAAAATCGGGTTCAGTTTTGCGGAGGCGCTCCGCGGGGTATTGCGTCAGGATCCGAATGTGATCATGGTGGGAGAAATTCGAGATTCCGAGACTGCGCATATTGCTGTGCGGGCAGGGCTGACGGGGATTCGTGTCCTTTCGACTTTGCATTCCAACGATGCCGTGGCGGCAATCGATGTTTTCCGAGAATTCGGGATTCCCTCCATGTTCATCACTGACAGTTTGCAGGGAATTATTTCTCAAAGACTTGTTCGCTGCATCTGTGAGAAATGTCGCGCTCCCTACCAGCCAGATTCGGGCGCCTGTGAATATCTGGGAGTAAATTCCGATCAAGTAGCCGATTCCAAAATTGCAATGGGAGCGGGCTGCGATCATTGCTTCCAGACGGGCTACCTGGGCCGGACGGGGATTTTTGAAACTCTGGGAGTACGTGGAGAACTGCGGGAAGCGATCCTGAGGGGAGCGAC